In Longimicrobiales bacterium, a single genomic region encodes these proteins:
- a CDS encoding GMC family oxidoreductase N-terminal domain-containing protein, with amino-acid sequence MSSEQFDAIIVGSGPGGAGIARDMSRAGRRVLILERGRDWRGNPLYGTYAGALLYAEKRALLFTKEGVQIVRPLMVGGATSMYAGCSAPPPDWLHERHHVDVRAEAAELHAELGVAPLAPELRGAGSTRIADAAISLGMDWRPQDKFMLPARARPFDCGARCLLGCRCGAKWTAGEFVDDAVAAGAVLRSGSRVSRVIVEDGVAMGVAGRGTDGAFEYRAPHIILAGGGLGTPMLLRTAGIDAGHGVAMDTTVMVYGSGKVPGMGEDPPMTWSCVDPELDVMYSTLIDPWLMYPIIMAVKGAAWPLTWPRWGHTLGVMIKVRDEVSGGIDARGRVSKGLSRTDALRLERAEEVARRILVAAGCRPDSLIRTPLRGTHPSATARIGDVVNAELGTGVRGLYVCDASVFPEALGRPTVLTILALARRLARRLTMQPAESGGR; translated from the coding sequence ATGAGCAGCGAGCAGTTCGACGCGATCATCGTCGGCAGCGGTCCGGGCGGTGCCGGCATCGCGCGCGACATGAGCCGTGCCGGACGCCGCGTGCTCATTCTCGAGCGCGGCCGCGACTGGCGCGGCAATCCCCTGTATGGCACCTACGCGGGTGCACTCCTCTATGCAGAGAAGCGCGCACTGCTCTTCACGAAGGAGGGCGTGCAGATCGTCCGTCCACTGATGGTCGGCGGCGCGACATCCATGTATGCCGGCTGCTCGGCGCCGCCGCCGGACTGGCTGCATGAACGCCATCATGTCGATGTGCGTGCGGAGGCGGCGGAGCTTCACGCAGAGCTCGGCGTCGCCCCGCTCGCACCGGAGCTGCGCGGCGCCGGCTCCACGCGCATTGCCGATGCCGCAATCAGCCTCGGCATGGACTGGCGCCCGCAGGACAAGTTCATGCTCCCCGCGCGGGCGCGTCCGTTCGACTGCGGCGCGCGCTGCCTGCTTGGCTGCCGCTGCGGCGCCAAATGGACGGCCGGCGAGTTCGTGGACGACGCCGTCGCGGCGGGCGCCGTGCTGCGCTCCGGCTCGCGCGTCAGCCGCGTCATTGTGGAAGATGGTGTCGCCATGGGTGTCGCCGGACGCGGCACTGATGGTGCGTTCGAGTACCGTGCACCGCACATCATTCTGGCGGGCGGCGGTCTCGGCACGCCTATGCTGCTCCGCACCGCCGGCATCGATGCGGGTCACGGTGTCGCCATGGACACGACCGTGATGGTCTACGGCAGCGGCAAGGTGCCGGGCATGGGCGAGGACCCGCCAATGACGTGGAGCTGCGTGGATCCCGAGCTCGACGTGATGTACTCGACGCTCATCGATCCGTGGCTGATGTATCCGATCATCATGGCCGTGAAGGGCGCGGCCTGGCCGCTCACCTGGCCGCGCTGGGGGCATACGCTCGGCGTGATGATCAAGGTGCGTGACGAGGTGAGCGGCGGTATCGATGCGCGCGGCCGCGTGTCGAAGGGCCTGAGCAGGACGGACGCGCTGCGACTGGAACGTGCGGAGGAGGTCGCCCGTCGCATTCTCGTCGCCGCGGGCTGCCGCCCGGACTCGCTCATCCGCACACCGCTGCGCGGCACGCATCCGAGCGCCACCGCACGCATCGGCGATGTGGTCAATGCGGAACTCGGGACGGGCGTGCGCGGTCTATATGTCTGCGATGCGAGCGTGTTCCCGGAGGCACTGGGCCGGCCGACCGTGCTGACGATCCTCGCGCTGGCGCGCCGTCTCGCCCGCAGACTCACGATGCAGCCGGCCGAATCTGGTGGACGGTGA
- the ugpC gene encoding sn-glycerol-3-phosphate ABC transporter ATP-binding protein UgpC encodes MASVRLDGIRKVYDNDFVAVHDATFEVADGEFVVLVGPSGCGKSTTLRMIAGLESITAGELRIGDRLVNDVPSSERDIAMVFQNYALYPHMTVYENMAFALRLRNESKAEIDRRVREAADILDIGAILRSRPRQLSGGQRQRVAVGRAIVRHPQVFLFDEPLSNLDAKLRVQTRKEIARLHRQLDATMIYVTHDQVEAMTMGDRIVVMSAGHIQQIGAPLELYESPANQFVAGFIGSPAMNFVEGTLEEEDGTVTVHAMDGGLRVPLPAGAGTHLAGLTDGRLLIGVRPEDIYLEGSGPADAVHTEVTVDAVEPMGNEVFVYASAGSTELVARVAPDRLPRVDERLTIALDRGRLHYFDSTSGSAVAGLRTARTEADPVTATQQHPPGRA; translated from the coding sequence ATGGCGAGTGTGAGACTGGACGGCATACGCAAGGTGTACGACAACGACTTTGTTGCCGTGCACGACGCCACGTTCGAGGTTGCCGACGGCGAGTTCGTCGTGCTCGTGGGGCCGTCAGGCTGCGGCAAGAGCACGACGCTCCGCATGATCGCCGGTCTGGAGAGCATCACAGCGGGTGAGCTGCGCATCGGTGACCGCCTCGTGAACGATGTCCCGTCGAGCGAGCGCGACATCGCCATGGTCTTTCAGAACTACGCGCTCTACCCCCACATGACGGTGTACGAGAACATGGCCTTCGCCCTGCGCCTCCGCAACGAGTCGAAGGCCGAGATCGATCGCCGCGTCCGCGAGGCGGCGGACATTCTCGATATCGGCGCGATCCTGCGCAGCAGGCCGCGCCAGCTCTCCGGCGGCCAGCGCCAGCGCGTCGCAGTCGGCCGCGCCATCGTGCGGCATCCGCAGGTGTTCCTCTTCGACGAGCCGCTCTCCAACCTGGACGCGAAGCTGCGCGTGCAGACGCGCAAGGAGATCGCACGGCTGCACCGCCAGCTCGACGCCACCATGATCTACGTCACGCACGACCAGGTGGAAGCCATGACGATGGGCGACCGCATAGTCGTCATGAGCGCGGGCCACATCCAGCAGATCGGTGCGCCGCTCGAGCTCTACGAGAGCCCCGCGAACCAGTTCGTCGCCGGGTTCATCGGCAGCCCCGCCATGAACTTCGTCGAAGGCACGCTCGAGGAAGAGGACGGGACGGTAACGGTTCACGCGATGGATGGCGGCCTGCGCGTTCCGCTGCCCGCCGGCGCCGGTACCCACCTCGCCGGACTCACGGACGGCCGCCTCCTGATCGGCGTGCGGCCGGAGGACATCTACCTGGAGGGCAGCGGCCCGGCGGACGCCGTGCACACGGAGGTCACGGTCGATGCCGTCGAGCCAATGGGCAACGAGGTCTTCGTGTACGCGAGTGCGGGCAGCACGGAGCTGGTCGCACGCGTGGCGCCCGACCGCCTGCCCCGCGTGGACGAGCGGCTGACCATTGCTCTGGACCGTGGGCGGCTGCATTACTTCGATTCGACCAGCGGATCAGCGGTGGCCGGGCTTCGCACCGCGCGAACCGAAGCCGACCCGGTGACCGCGACGCAGCAGCATCCACCCGGGCGCGCATGA
- a CDS encoding GH1 family beta-glucosidase, translating into MNRSEFPADFLWGAATSAYQIEGAALEDGAGPSIWDRFAHVPGNTANGDTGDIACDHYHRYADDVALMAQLGLQSYRFSIAWSRVLPDGRGSVNQRGLDFYSRLVDALLERAIVPNVTLYHWDLPAALDDRGGWTHPDSAHWFSDYASLMYRTLGDRVDMWATLNEPWVVVDGGYMHGGMAPGHRSLHKAARAAHNLLRAHGAAVQAYRAERNGRIGIVVNLEPKDAASEAAADIAAAARADAYMNHFYLDPLLLGSYPVELQDIFGDTFPEVAAADMDMIRQPIDFLGINFYKRGVTRHDPAAWPVYASLVPQPQHMMTTLGPDWEVYPPALTRTLLQVRERYGDIPLYVTENGAAFYDPPHSIDGAVHDPLRVHYLREHIRAAHDAIRQGVDLRGYYVWSLLDNFEWAGGYGPRFGIVHVDYSSLARTPKDSAHFYAAVIRANGLPGPGGDAGV; encoded by the coding sequence ATGAATCGATCAGAGTTTCCGGCCGACTTCCTGTGGGGCGCCGCCACGTCCGCGTACCAGATCGAGGGCGCCGCCCTCGAGGATGGTGCCGGGCCGAGCATCTGGGACCGCTTTGCACACGTACCCGGCAACACCGCCAACGGTGATACCGGTGACATCGCGTGCGATCACTACCACCGCTACGCGGACGACGTCGCGCTCATGGCGCAGCTCGGACTCCAGTCGTACCGCTTCAGCATCGCGTGGAGCCGCGTCCTGCCCGACGGCCGCGGCAGCGTGAACCAGCGCGGCCTGGATTTCTACAGCCGCCTGGTGGACGCACTGCTCGAGCGTGCCATCGTACCGAACGTAACACTCTATCACTGGGACCTGCCGGCCGCACTGGATGACCGCGGCGGCTGGACCCATCCCGACAGCGCCCACTGGTTCAGCGACTACGCGTCACTGATGTACCGCACGCTCGGCGACCGCGTGGACATGTGGGCGACGCTGAACGAGCCCTGGGTCGTCGTTGACGGCGGCTACATGCACGGCGGCATGGCTCCCGGCCACCGCAGCCTGCACAAGGCAGCGCGCGCCGCGCACAACCTGCTGCGCGCGCACGGGGCCGCCGTGCAGGCGTACCGGGCGGAACGGAACGGCCGCATCGGCATTGTCGTCAACCTGGAGCCGAAGGACGCTGCATCGGAGGCGGCAGCCGACATCGCGGCGGCCGCGCGCGCCGATGCATACATGAACCACTTCTACCTCGATCCGCTCCTGCTCGGCAGCTACCCCGTCGAGCTGCAGGACATCTTCGGCGACACGTTCCCCGAGGTCGCGGCGGCGGACATGGACATGATCCGCCAGCCGATCGATTTCCTCGGCATCAACTTCTACAAGCGCGGCGTGACCCGGCACGATCCGGCGGCGTGGCCCGTCTATGCTTCGCTGGTGCCGCAGCCGCAGCACATGATGACCACGCTCGGGCCGGACTGGGAGGTATATCCCCCGGCACTCACGCGCACGCTGCTCCAGGTGCGCGAGCGCTATGGCGACATCCCGCTCTACGTCACGGAGAACGGCGCCGCGTTCTACGACCCGCCGCATTCCATCGACGGCGCGGTGCACGACCCGCTGCGCGTCCACTACCTGCGCGAGCACATCCGCGCCGCGCACGACGCCATCCGTCAGGGCGTCGATCTGCGCGGGTACTACGTCTGGTCTCTGCTCGACAACTTCGAATGGGCCGGCGGCTATGGGCCGCGCTTCGGCATCGTGCATGTGGACTATTCGTCGCTCGCACGCACGCCGAAGGACAGCGCACACTTCTACGCCGCCGTGATCCGCGCAAACGGCCTGCCGGGACCAGGCGGGGACGCCGGCGTCTGA